The DNA window TCGAGCAACAACACGCCCCGGAGGCCCCATGACTGAAGCGATCCGCTCTACTTCAAGCGCTGCGCCATCCCCTCAGGGCGGTATCGCTCGGCTGCGCGATTTCGTGATCGATTTTTCGACGCTGCTAGATGCGTCGCCGAGCGAGGCGCAGATTCTCGACCAGGGCGGCGCACTGCTGGCCAGCCTGGTACGCCATGATGACTGGCTGCCGGACGAATACGCCGCTCCCCATCCCGAGTACTACAGCCAGTACCTGCTCTACGCCGATGCCAGCGAGCGATTCTCGGTGGTCAGCTTCGTCTGGGGTCCTGGGCAGCGCACTCCGATTCACGATCACGCGACCTGGGGGCTGATCGGCATGCTGCGTGGCGAGGAGCGCTCGCAGCGCTTCATTCACGATCAGGGCCGCTGGCTGCCCCATCGCCATCCCGACCATCTGCGGCCCGGCGATATCGACCGGCTGTCACCGAGTGCCGGAGACGTCCACCAGGTCAGCAACGCGTTCGACGACCAAGTCTCGATCAGCATCCACGTCTACGGCGGCAACATCGGCGCGATCCGGCGCTCGGTGTTCACTGCCGATGGCGAACGAAAACCCTTCATTTCCGGTTACTCGAACGATCGCATCCCCAATCTATGGGACAGATCCAAGGAGCGCAGACCATGAGCAACGCCCTGCTGGACAAGGCACCCTCCTCCACCGACCGCGCCGACGCCGCAGGCGTTGCGCTTCTCGACTTCGCAAGCGGCGTCGAGCGGATCAAGCGGCGGTTGATCGAAGGCGAAGAGATCGCACTGCTCGACGTCCGCGAGGAGGCTGAGCATGCCACCGGGCATCCCCTGTTCGCGAGCCACCTGGCGCTGTCGAATCTCGAGCTGCACGTGTACGCACGGCTGCCGAGACGCGAGGTGCCGATCGTGACCTTCGACGCCGGCGGCGATGATGATCGCGCGGTGCGCGCGGCGATCCGTCTGCGCGCGCTCGGCTACAGCGACGTGACGGTATTCGAGCAGGGAGTGGCCGGCTGGGTCGCAGGGGGCGGCGAGCCGTTCATCGATGTCAACGCACCGAGCAAGGCGTTCGGCGAGCTGGTCGAGAGCGAGCGCCATACGCCGTCGCTGTCGGCGGACGAGCTCAAGGCACTGATCGAAAGCGATACGCCGCCGGTGATCCTCGATGCCCGCCGCTTCGAGGAGTACCAGAACATGAGCATCCCCACCGGGGTCAGCGTACCCGGTGCCGAGCTCGCGCTGCGGGTAGCGGCGCTGGCGCCGGACCCGGCGACTCGAGTGGTGGTCAACTGTGCCGGTCGTACCCGCAGCATCATCGGTACCCAGTCGCTGATCAACGTCGGCATCCCCAACCGGGTAGAGGCGCTGCGCAACGGTACCATCGGCTGGACGCTCGCCGGGCACGCCCTGGAGCATGGCCAGACTCGCCGCTACACCGACACCGCCGCCGCCCCCGAGCTACGCGCCAAGGCACGCAAGCTTGCCGATCGCGCCGGGGTTCGTCGCGCCGATGAGCGCGTGCTTTCAGGCTTTCGCGCCGATACCGCGCGCACCACCTACTACCTCGACGTGCGCAGTCCGCAGGAGTTCCTCGCCGGCCACCTGGCGGGGTTTCTCAGTGCTCCTGGCGGACAGCTGGTCCAGGAAACCGAGGCGGTGGCCAGCGTGCGCGGTGCGCGGATCGTGCTCAGCGACGATGATGGCGTGCGGGCCAATCTCACCGGCCACTGGCTGGCGCAGATGAACTGGGAAGTATGGGTGCACGACCAGGTCGAGCCGCAGCGGTTGACCGCCCAGGGCTCAAAACCGTCGCTGCCGGCCCACCGCGAAGTGCCTTTGGTGACGCCGCGCCAGCTGGCGCAGTGGCTCGAAGACGGGGAGCCGGTCGGTGTGTTCGATCTGACCTCCAGCGCCAACTACGTCGCCGGCCACATTCCCGGCGCGGCCTACGTACAGCGCGCCGAGCTCGCCCGCCTGCTCGGCGCGGATCGTCCCGAACGGGTGGTGCTCACCTGCGGCAGCAGCCTGCTCGCCGGCTACGCCGCCGCCGAACTGCTCGACCTCGGTTTCGATGACGTCGCGGTGCTCGATGGCGGCAACCAGGCCTGGCGTTCGGAAGGACTGCCGCTGGAGAGCGGTGAAACCCGCCTGCTCTCAGCTCGCCGCGACCGCTATCGCCGTCCCTACGAGGGTCACGACAATCCGCGCGAGGCGATGGAAGCCTACCTGGAGTGGGAATTCGGCCTGGTCGAGCAGCTCCAGCGCGATGGCACCCACGGTTTCAAGGTGCTTGGCCCGGCCTGAGCCGGGCGGATGCAGCACGGCCGCGAATCCGCCGCCAATCACCCCATGTCTGGCCCTCGAGGCCCAAGGAGTATTTTCCATGCCGGTTGAATTCATCGGTTTCGTCGGTAATCACGCAGGCTCCGAAAGCCTCGCCGCCGAAGGCGCACCGCTCGATCTGGATTACGTCGAGACCCTGGCCAAGGCCCAGGAGCAAGGCGGCTTCGATCGCGTATTGCTCGCCTTCCACTCGAACTCTCCAGAGAGCCTGCTGGTCGCCCAGCACGTTGCCGCCCATACCCATCGGCTCGGCCTGATGATCGCCCATCGCCCGGGTTTCAATGCCCCGAGCATCGTCGCCCGCCAGCTCGCCACCCTCGATCACATCAGCCGCGGCAGGACCGCGGTGCACATCATCACCGGTGGTAATGACCAGGAGCTCAAGGCCGATGGCGACTACCTCACCAAGGCGCAGCGCTACGCGCGCGCCAAAGAGTATCTCGACATCCTGCGCGCTGAATGGACCAGCGATGAACCGTTCGACTATCGCGGCGCCTACTATCGCGTCGACGGTGCGCACTCGCAGATCAAGCCGTTCGATCGCGGCCGTGGCATTCCGGTCTACTTCGGCGGTGCCTCCGACGAGGCGATCGAAGTCGCCGGCCGGCACGCCGATATCTATGCACTGTGGGGCGAAAGCCTGGCCCAGGTCGATGAGCTGCTCAACCGCGTGCGCGAGGCAGCGCGCGTCCATCGGCGCTCGCCGCGCTTCAGCCTGTCGCTGCGTCCGATCATCGCCGATACCGAAGAGGCGGCCTGGGACAAGGCGCGGCGGATTCTCGAGCGGGCTCGGGCGCTGCGCGGCGATCATGCCTATGCACCTCCGCAGAACGCCGGCTCCCAGCGGCTGCTCGAGGCGGCCGCCAAGGGCGAGCGGATCGACCAGAGGCTTTGGACCGGGATCGCCGCGCTGACCGGTGCCCAGGGCAACTCAACCGCGCTGGTCGGGACCCCGGAGCAAGTCAGCGAGGCGATGCTCGACTACTACGACCTCGGCATATCCACCTTCCTGATCCGCGGTTTCGACCCGCTGGTCGATGCGATCGACTATGGCCGCGAGCTGCTGCCGCGAGTACACGCCAAGGTGGCCGAACGCGAAAGAGCGACGCAGGTTTCGGCGGGGCTCGCCTCGGCCTGACCCCCCCTTCATTCTTCAGTGGAGAACCCCATGAGTAGCGCTACGGCACAATCGCCACGTCCAGGTTTCGCTCTGCACTACCGCGAGAGCTCGAGCGACATCGAAGCGGAGCGGCTGCATCGCAAGCAGCGCTTGGCGGCGACCTTTCGTCTGTTCGCACGCTATGGCTTCGACCAGGGACTCGCAGGCCACGTCACCGTGCGCGATCCCGAGTTTCCCGAACGTTTCTGGATCAATCCGCTTGGCCAGCACTTCGCGACGATTCGGGTCAGCGACCTGCAGCTGGTCGATCATCAAGGCGAGATCCTGATCGGCGATCGCCCGATCAACAACGCCGGATTCGTGATCCACTCGGCGATCCACGCAGCCCACCCGGAGGTCCTCGCCGCCGCCCACACCCATTCGACCTACGGCAAGGCGTGGGCGGCGCTGGGGCGCCGGCTCGATCCGATCAGCCAGGATGCTTGCGCGTTCTTCGACGACCATGAGGTATTCGATCCCTTTAGCGGGGTCGTGCTCGAACCGAGCGAAGGCGAGCGGCTCGCCGCCACCCTGGGCCGGCGCAAGGCGTTGATCCTCAAGAACCATGGGCTTTTGACCGTGGGACCGACGATCGAGGCGGCGGCCTGGTGGTTCATCAGCATGGACAACGCTGCGCGCACCCAGCTGCTCGCCGAAGCGGCCGGAGAAGTGCAGCTGATCGACGAGCAGACGGCGCGGCTGACCGCAAGCCAGGTCGGCACCCACAAAGGGGGCTATTTCAGCTTCCAGCCGCTCTATCAATGGATCACCCAGGCCGAGCCGGAGCTGCTCGACTAGGTGGCGAAGGAGCCTCCCGCCGGAGGACGTGACGAGTCGCCGTAGCGAAGTGGTATACTATTGCGTCACTGGTCGCGTCCGGGAGACTCCATGCACTGTGATCATACGGCCTCGGCCGAACAGCTGGTCGATATCGCCGAACAGCGCTGCCGCGAACTGGGCGTGCGCTTCACTCCGATTCGCCGCCGCGTGTTCGAGTTGGTCAGCGATACGCCGGGTGGGCTCAAGGCCTACGAACTGCTGGATCGCCTCTCCACCGAACACGCCTCGGCGCGTCCGCCGACGGTCTATCGCGCGCTCGACTTCCTGATGGAGCAAGGGCTGGTCCACCGCATCGAGTCGCAGAACGCGTTCGTCGCCTGCCCCTGCCCCGAGCCACGTCCCGACCATCACGGCGGTTTCCAGCTGATGATCTGCCGCGCCTGCGGACGGGTGGAGGAGATGCACCGGTTGGAGGTCACCGCGCTGATGTCGCAGCTGGTCGCCGAGCATGGCTATACCCTCGAGCGTCAGACCGTCGAACTGGTCGGCCTCTGCCCAGACTGCCGCTCGGCAGCCTGAGCCGCCCTCCTCGCTCCTTTTCGCTTTCGATTCACGGAGAAATCAGTTTTGTCCGCCGCCACTTTCAAAGCCCTCGAAACCGCCGCTCCAGGTGATCGGCTCGCCCTCGATGCCCTGCTCGACGCGATGCCCTGGAACGAAGATGGCCTGGTTCCAGCAATCGCGCAGCAGTACGACGATGGCGAGGTGCTGATGGTGGCGTGGATGAATCGCGACACCCTGCTCGAGACGCTGCGCGAACGGAGGGTCTGCTACTGGTCGCGCTCGCGCGCCAAACCCTGGCGCAAGGGGGAAAGCTCAGGGCAGGTGCAGCAGCTGGTCGAGGCATACCTCGACTGCGACGGCGATACCCTGCTGCTCAAGGTCGACCAGACCGGGCCTGCCTGCCATACCGGCCGGCGCAGCTGCTTCTATACCCGACTCGATGGCGACGGCGGCGAAGTGGTCAGCGCGCCGCTGATCGACCCCGCGACGCTGTATGGCCCCCGCTGAGCCCTCATCACGACTGGTGCGCTGGGTAAGCCGCCCGTTGATCTGGCTGGTCCGCGGCTATCAGTACCTGATCAGCCCACTCCTCGGTCCGCGCTGCCGCTTCTGGCCGAGCTGCTCGAGCTATGCGATCGAGGCGATCGAGACCCACGGGCCGCTGCGCGGGGGCTGGCTGGCGCTGAAGCGAATCCTCAAATGCCACCCTTGGCACCCTGGTGGGGTCGACCCAGTGCCTTCGCGACCGATGCGTTCAAGACCGATGCCTTCGAGAAAGATACCGCCGCGGGATGAAGACGGCTGCGATTGCCATCGGCGGCGGCGCTGATCAGCCCCGCGCCTCGCGCTCGGCCACCTGGTAGATGTGGGCGAGCATCGCATGCAGCCCATTGTTGCGGGTGGGCGAAAGGTGCTGCTCGAGGCCGAGCTGCTTGAATGCGTCAGGGGGGGTCGCAAGGATCTCCTCGGCGGAGCGATCGTTGTAGATCCGCATCACCACCGCGATCAGGCCAGCGACGATCGCCGCGTCGGAAGTGGCATCGAAGTGCAGTACGTCACCCTCGCGCTGGTGATGGATCCAGACATTGGACTGGCAGCCTTCGATCCGGTACTGCGCGACCTTCCACTCATCCGGCAGCGGCGGCAGCTCCCTGCCGAGATCGATGATGTACTGATAGCGGTCCATCCAGTTGTCGAAGAAACCGAACTCTTCGATCAGCTCGGCCTTGGCCTGTTCGGTGCTCATGCCTGCTCCTTGGAAAAATTGGCCGCGATTATAGCGCTGCTCGCGCTTGCCCGGGAGGCTGGTTCAACCGCTGGGTTCGAGCCGATGGCCGGATACTTGCCGCTGCCACTCCTCGGCTTCGGTGTGCAGATAGCGCGCGGTGGTGTCGAGGCGTGCGTGTCGTGCGCTCTGCGCCAGGTAGCGCAGCTCGACGCCGTGCTGGGCCTGGTGGGTGAGCGATGTGTGGCGCAGCCAGTGCGGCGTCGCGGCACGCAGCGCGGCCAGCTGCTCGGGGCGAGCGTCGCCTCGTCGTTCGAGCGCCTGGGCCGCGGCCTGGAAGGCGGCCTTGATCAGCCGGTAGAGCTGGTTGTCGCCGAGCGGACGCTCTCCATCGAGGCCGCGCAGCAGCGGCTCGTGTTCGAAGGCTCCCGGCTGCGCCGCAAGCCCCAGTTCGCCACGCCAGACAGCCAGCGCTTGAAGCATTTCGGCGGGTACCGGCAGCGCCGCTCGCTTGTCACCCTTGCCGGTCACCTCCCACCACCAGTGGCCTTCACGCAGACGAAAGTCGCTCATCCGGGCGGCGGCGATCTCGCTGATCCTCGGTGCGAGCAGGTAGGCGAAGGCGAACACGAAGCGGATCCGCTGGGCCTCGAAACGCGGCCGCCCCGAGGGCGCCGCAGCGGCGCGCTGATCGATCCAGTGCCAGAGCCAGCTCCAAAGCGGCCGTTCCAGGTAGCGTTCGACCCGGCCTTGGCGATTGTCGAGCCGCCGTCCCTTGTCGCGGACCAGCCGGAACGGATTGTGCGCCACCCAGCCCGCCTCCTGCAGCCATGCGAACATTCCCTGCAGGATCACCAGGCTCTGGCGCCGGCTGGCGGCACCGAGCGGGCCGCGAAAAGGACGCCAGTCCGGGTCGCTGCGCCGCCTGGTCGGGCCGATCCAGCGCTCGCTCGGGCGCGGGTCGGCGAGAAAAGCCTCGAAGTCGGCGAGCCGTCTTCGGTCGAGTTCGGAGAGTCCGAGTCCATGATCCGCGAGCCAAAGCAACAGCCGCTCGGCCTCCTTGCGGTAGTGGCGCTGAGTTCGCGGACTGAGCCGGTACTCGGCGAGCCACAGGCCTACCGCGGCCACGTCGTGCTCGGCGTCGATCCGTGCCCCGGCGGGCGCGGGGCGCATGAGCCCGGTGCCCGTCGCTTCTAGCGGCAGGCGCAGTGCGACTTCTCCTCGGGGCTCGGTCACCGTTGCTCCTTGTTCATCCATTCAGTGGTCGATGCGACGCTGACAGTCTAGCGCCGCGCAGGCGCCGGCCCAAGCGACTTGGCCCGCGAGCGGGCCGCGAAGCGCAGCACTGCTGATGTACCCTCTGTTGATGCACCCTCTGTTGTAGTATGACGACTGGGCTTTAACGGGGATGAGTGCGTCGACTCGGCGTCACCCATATCAACGTCCACAACGACATCGATAACGACCATCGACAACAGCCATCGACAACAACAAGGAGCAGATCGATGAGTGAAGTATGGCGCCTCTCGGCGACTGAACTGGCGACACGCATCCGCGGTCGTGAAATCTCGGCATCGGAGGCCGCCGAGGCCGCGCTGTCCCGGCTCGACCAGGTCAATCCAGCGATCAATGCGGTCGTCGACCATGACCCTGAACAAGTGCTGCGCTGCGCCCGCGAGATCGATGTCCGGCTGGCCGAGGGTGAGCGGCTCGGACCGCTCGCTGGTGTGCCGATCACGGTCAAGGTCAATGTCGACCAGCAGGGATTCGCCACCACCAATGGGGTGAAGCTGCAGCGTGAGCTGATCGCCGAACAGGACAACCCGGTGGTCGCCAATCTGAAGCGCGCCGGTGCGGTCATCGTCGGGCGTACCAACACCCCGGCGTTCAGCTACCGCTGGTTCACCGACAACCTGCTCCACGGCGCGACCCTCAACCCACGCGATCCAAGCCTGACCCCGGGCGGCTCATCCGGCGGTGCCGCGGCGGCGGTCACCGCGGGCATCGGCCATCTTGCCCATGGTACCGACATCGCGGGGTCGATTCGCTACCCCGCCGCGGCCTGCGGCGTCCACGGGCTGCGTCCCAGCCTGGGCCGAGTGCCGGCCTTCAACGCCTCCTCGCCGGAGCGCGGAATAGGGCCGCAGCTGATGGCGGTCTCGGGCCCCCTGGCCCGCAGCGTCGCCGACCTGCGCCTCGGTCTCGAGGCGATGGCGAGCTTCGACCCGCGCGACCCCTGGTGGGTGCCGGCGCCGCTGACCGGGCCGCAGGTGGAGAAGCGGGTGGCGCTATGTACTCATCCGGACGGCATGGAGACCGCCCAGGTGCTGGTCGACGCGCTCGAGCGCGCAGGGGCGATCCTTGCCGAATCGGGCTGGCAGGTGGAGCGCCTCGAGCGCCTGCCACCGCTAGAGGAGGCGGCGAAGCTTCAGGTCAAGCTGTGGATGGGGGATGGTTTCGAGGCGATGTGGCGCGCGGCCGAGCGCGAGAACGACCCCGGTGCGCTGGCCGCGCTCGATGGTCAGCGCCAGGTGGCGGAGAGCTTGACCTTGCCGGACTTTTCCGCGGCGCTCACTCGCCGGGCGAGCCTGATCCGCGAATGGCAGCTGTTCCTGGTTCGCTATCCGGTGGTGCTACTTCCCAATGGGGCTGAGCCTGCGTTTCCCAACCAGCTCGATCTCAGTGGCGAAGAGGGCTACCGGAGAGTCTGGAGGTCGCAGATGCCGCAGATCGGCATTCCCCTGCTCGGGCTGCCGGCGCTTTCACTGACCACTGGGCTCGAGGGCAGCGTTCCCGTCGGCGTGCAGCTGCTCTCCTCGCGCTTTCGCGAGGATCTCTGCCTCGCCGCCGCCGAAGCGATCGAGGCCGCCGGCGTACCGGCGGCCCCGATCGATCCCCTCGTCTGACGGTTACAGGCTCAGGGTCACGCCCTGAGCCGCTGAGGCTCCTCGAGCAGCACCATGGTGATCGCACGTAGTGGATTCGCATCACGGGCGCTGCGGGTACGCCCGGTCGCGATCCACTCGCTGCCATTCCAATGCACCGAGATGTGGCGCTCGAAGGCGATCGCCATGGTGGTCTCTATCTCGTTGAGGTAATCACAGGCCGGATACATCGGTAGCTGTTCGGCCAGCGCGGCATTGAGCTCTTCGTTGGTCATCGTGGATACGCTCATCCCCCACCTCCTGCTCTCTTCCCTGCGAAGTGGATCCCCTCTGGCCAGTTAACGGCGAGGCCGTGGGTCGAAGGGCACCGCTCCCCGACTGAAATGAACGCCGCCCTCAAAGAGATATAGTCTGCGTCGCAGATTCGCTCCAGTTTCAAGCGTTTGTGTCACTTTGCCATGCCCCCTCGCTCGGTCGCACCGGCCGGATCCGGCATCCGTTGCTCGGGACGAATGCAAGTGAGCGGCGAGGCCGGTCGAATCAGAATCAGAGCCCGAGCTCGGTGAGGCCTGGGAAGTCGTCCGGACGGGGACCGCTTCCCCAGGTGAATCGGCGCTGCGCCGGGCGTATCTCGACATCGTTGATCGAGGCTTCGCGCCGACGCATCAGGCCATCGCCATCGAATTCCCACTGCTCGTTGCCGTGGGAACGGAACCAGCGGCCATCGGCGTCGCGCCATTCATACTGGAAACGTACCGCGATGCGGTTGGCGTGGAAGGCCCATAGCTCCTTGATGAGCTTGTAGTCGAGCTCTCGCTGCCACTTGCGGGTAAGGAATTCGATGATCGCTGCACGGCCGGAGAAGAACTCGGCGCGGTTTCTCCATACGCTGTCCGGGGTATAGGCGAGCGCGACCTTTTCCGGCTCCTGCAGGTTCCAGGCATCTTCGGCCTTGCGGACCTTCAGCACAGCGCTGTCAAGATCGAAGGGCGGCAAGGGTGGTCGTTGTGATGTCATGACCGGGCTCCTTCACTGGTGATGGAGGCTCGTCTTCACGAGTATGAAGCGGCTGGCGGCGCAGCGAAGGCCGCGCGCCGCCGCGGATGAAACGCGCTCGCTCGATTTTCCTTCGAGCGCTACTTCTCCTTGTAGCCCAGCGCGGGTGCGCCCTCCTCCGGCTGATGGTAGCGATAGGGCAGGAACTTGCCGGACATCACGATCCTGACCCGGTCGCCTGCTTCGTTCGGCTCCCGCTCCATCGACAAATCGAAGTCGATCGCCGACATGATGCCGTCGCCGAACTCCTCGTGGATGTACTCCTTCATCGTGGGCCCGAAGACCATCATCGCCTCATGGAAACGGTAGAGCGTCGGGTCGGTCGGAGGCACGAGGCTCTGCTCTGCGCGATACGGTACCTCCCCGAGCATCTTCTCCTCGGCGGCGCTGAGGCCGAAGAGCTCGGCGGCCTTCCTCGCTTGCGGAGGCGGCAGGCGCATCTGGCCGAGCAAGGCGGTCATGATGTAGAGCTGCGAATAGCCACCGATCGTCTCGGCGATGCTCTTCCAGCTGAGCTCGCCGTCACGCTTTGCGTCGAGGATCTTTTCGGTCAGTTCGGTGCGTTTCACGGTGATTCGTCCTTGGTCGGGTGGGTTGAAGCCGAGTGTGATGAAGCAGCGAATTGTGAAGCGGTGCAGTCCGGTGAGCCGGGATTGCCGGGTATCGCCGCGCCGCTGGTTGGACGAACCCTCGGCACGCTGCGCGCGTTCCACTCCCGGCCTTTGCTGAGTTCGTCATCGAAGCTCGCCGAGCGGGTGACGAGGAAATCCATCAAGTGATTGCGGATGTCGTAGTAGCCAGGCAGCCGGTGAAGGTCATGCCGGATACGCTCCCGCGGCAAGGTGTTCTCGACGATCTCGGCGAATCTCGCCTGGGGACCGTTGGTCATCAGCACGATCCTGTCGGCAAGGTAGATCGCCTCGTCGACGTCATGGGTGATCATCATCGCCGTCTGGCCCGAGTCCAGGCAGATTCGCCTCACCTCGTCCTGAAGCGTCCCACGCGTCAGCGCGTCGAGGGCCGAGAACGGCTCGTCCATCAACAGCGTCTTCGGTTCCAGCGCCAGCGCACGGGCGATGCCGACGCGCTGTTTCATGCCTCCGGAGAGCTCAGCCGGGCGACGCAGCGCCGAGTTGGTCAGCCCGACCAGTTCGATGAAGCGCATCGCGTGCTCGCGCACTCGCTCTCTTGGCCACTTGGGGTGGCGAGCCCCGACGGCATAGGCCACGTTGCCGAGCACCGTCATCCAAGGCAGCAGCGCATGGCCCTGAAAGATCACCGCGCGATCCAGCGAAGGCCCGGAGATCTCCTTGCCGTCGACGATCACCACCCCCGAGGAGGGCTGATCGAGACCGGCGAGGATATTGAGCACGGTGGTCTTGCCGCAGCCGGAATGGCCGATGATGCAGACGAACTCGCCGCGGTCGATCGAAAGCCAGATATCCTCGAAGATGGTCAGCGGCGCGTCCCCCTTGCTCGGATAGCGTTTGGCGATGCCTTCGATGGAGATGAGCTTGTGGTTGGCCGACATCGGGATTTCCATTTCATCGCTGCGCTGGGTACGGGTGGGCGCTAGGGGCGGTGCGGTCATCGATTCGCCCTCATTCCCTGAAGGTGACGAGGCGAGTACAGACGGCGAGCAGGCGGTCGAGCAGCATACCGATCAAACCGATCATCAGGATCGCCACGATCACATTGACGATCGACAGGTTGTTCCACTCGTTCCAGACGAAATAGCCGATACCAGTCCCACCAACGAGCATTTCCGCCGCGACGATGACCAGCCAGGCGATGCCGATGGAGATGCGCATACCGGTGAGAATCGTCGGCGCCGCCGCCGGCAGGATCACCGTGAAGGCACGCTTCAACGGCGGGATCTCCAGGGTACGGGCGACGTTGAGCCATTCCTGGCGCACATTGGCGACACCGAAGGCCGTGTTCATCAGCATCGGCCAGAGCGAGCAGATGAAGATGACGAAGATCGCCGAAGCCGATGAGTCCTGGATCGTGTAGAGCGCAAGCGGCATCCAGGCGAGTGGCGAGATCGGCTTCATGATCTGGATGAAGGGGTTGAGCGCCTTCGAGATCAGCGACGACATGCCGATCAAGAAACCGAGCGGCACAGCGACGAGCAGCGCAAGCATAAAGCCGAGCAGCACCCGGCCCAGCGAATAAGCGAGTTGAAGACCGATCCCTTTGTCGTTCGGCCCGGCATTGTAGAAGGGATCACTGAGGTGCTCCCAGAGCTTGGCGGCAAGATCGAGCGGACCCGGCATCGCCGAGGCTCCCTCGGTGACCTGCGCGCCCATGAGGGCAGCGTATTCCGGATCGAGCCCCTCTGCCCCTGCCCCACCCCGGGTGGTCAAATGCCAGACCACCAGCAGCACGGCGAGGAGAACGACGGACAGGACGCCTGCGCGGAGATTCTCGGAAGCCTTCATGTGTCCCTCCGTCTGATCTCGAACGACTCAAGGTAACCCTCGGGATCGGCTGGATCGAACTGCTTGCCCATCACCGAGAAGGTCTTGGTCGTCTGCTCCGGCGGGGTCATCCCGGATTCGGCCATCAGCCGCTTGGCGTCGGTGGCGAGATATACCTCGCGGGCGATGCTCGCGTAGTCGACCTCACCGCGAATCTGCCCCCAGCGTTTCATCTGGGTCATGATCCAGATCGCGAAGCTCTCCCATGGGAAAGGATCGAAATCGATCCGGGCGGAATCACGCTGGACGCTGCCGAGGCCGTCGGCGTAAGTACCGGTGAGCACCTGTTCGACGACCGTGACCGGTTGGTTGAGGTAGCTGGTCGGTGCGATGGCCTCGGCGATTTCGCGGCGATTGTCGATGTTCGACGCATAGGCGGTCGCCTCGATGATCGCCCTGAGCAGCGCCGCGTAAGTGTTGGGTGCTTGGGTGGCGAACGCTCGGGTCGCCGTGAAGGCGCAGCAGGGATGACCGTCCCACAGC is part of the Halotalea alkalilenta genome and encodes:
- a CDS encoding cysteine dioxygenase codes for the protein MTEAIRSTSSAAPSPQGGIARLRDFVIDFSTLLDASPSEAQILDQGGALLASLVRHDDWLPDEYAAPHPEYYSQYLLYADASERFSVVSFVWGPGQRTPIHDHATWGLIGMLRGEERSQRFIHDQGRWLPHRHPDHLRPGDIDRLSPSAGDVHQVSNAFDDQVSISIHVYGGNIGAIRRSVFTADGERKPFISGYSNDRIPNLWDRSKERRP
- a CDS encoding rhodanese-like domain-containing protein; its protein translation is MSNALLDKAPSSTDRADAAGVALLDFASGVERIKRRLIEGEEIALLDVREEAEHATGHPLFASHLALSNLELHVYARLPRREVPIVTFDAGGDDDRAVRAAIRLRALGYSDVTVFEQGVAGWVAGGGEPFIDVNAPSKAFGELVESERHTPSLSADELKALIESDTPPVILDARRFEEYQNMSIPTGVSVPGAELALRVAALAPDPATRVVVNCAGRTRSIIGTQSLINVGIPNRVEALRNGTIGWTLAGHALEHGQTRRYTDTAAAPELRAKARKLADRAGVRRADERVLSGFRADTARTTYYLDVRSPQEFLAGHLAGFLSAPGGQLVQETEAVASVRGARIVLSDDDGVRANLTGHWLAQMNWEVWVHDQVEPQRLTAQGSKPSLPAHREVPLVTPRQLAQWLEDGEPVGVFDLTSSANYVAGHIPGAAYVQRAELARLLGADRPERVVLTCGSSLLAGYAAAELLDLGFDDVAVLDGGNQAWRSEGLPLESGETRLLSARRDRYRRPYEGHDNPREAMEAYLEWEFGLVEQLQRDGTHGFKVLGPA
- a CDS encoding LLM class flavin-dependent oxidoreductase — translated: MPVEFIGFVGNHAGSESLAAEGAPLDLDYVETLAKAQEQGGFDRVLLAFHSNSPESLLVAQHVAAHTHRLGLMIAHRPGFNAPSIVARQLATLDHISRGRTAVHIITGGNDQELKADGDYLTKAQRYARAKEYLDILRAEWTSDEPFDYRGAYYRVDGAHSQIKPFDRGRGIPVYFGGASDEAIEVAGRHADIYALWGESLAQVDELLNRVREAARVHRRSPRFSLSLRPIIADTEEAAWDKARRILERARALRGDHAYAPPQNAGSQRLLEAAAKGERIDQRLWTGIAALTGAQGNSTALVGTPEQVSEAMLDYYDLGISTFLIRGFDPLVDAIDYGRELLPRVHAKVAERERATQVSAGLASA
- a CDS encoding class II aldolase/adducin family protein, which gives rise to MSSATAQSPRPGFALHYRESSSDIEAERLHRKQRLAATFRLFARYGFDQGLAGHVTVRDPEFPERFWINPLGQHFATIRVSDLQLVDHQGEILIGDRPINNAGFVIHSAIHAAHPEVLAAAHTHSTYGKAWAALGRRLDPISQDACAFFDDHEVFDPFSGVVLEPSEGERLAATLGRRKALILKNHGLLTVGPTIEAAAWWFISMDNAARTQLLAEAAGEVQLIDEQTARLTASQVGTHKGGYFSFQPLYQWITQAEPELLD
- a CDS encoding Fur family transcriptional regulator — encoded protein: MHCDHTASAEQLVDIAEQRCRELGVRFTPIRRRVFELVSDTPGGLKAYELLDRLSTEHASARPPTVYRALDFLMEQGLVHRIESQNAFVACPCPEPRPDHHGGFQLMICRACGRVEEMHRLEVTALMSQLVAEHGYTLERQTVELVGLCPDCRSAA
- the hisI gene encoding phosphoribosyl-AMP cyclohydrolase, which produces MSAATFKALETAAPGDRLALDALLDAMPWNEDGLVPAIAQQYDDGEVLMVAWMNRDTLLETLRERRVCYWSRSRAKPWRKGESSGQVQQLVEAYLDCDGDTLLLKVDQTGPACHTGRRSCFYTRLDGDGGEVVSAPLIDPATLYGPR
- the yidD gene encoding membrane protein insertion efficiency factor YidD; this encodes MAPAEPSSRLVRWVSRPLIWLVRGYQYLISPLLGPRCRFWPSCSSYAIEAIETHGPLRGGWLALKRILKCHPWHPGGVDPVPSRPMRSRPMPSRKIPPRDEDGCDCHRRRR
- a CDS encoding SufE family protein → MSTEQAKAELIEEFGFFDNWMDRYQYIIDLGRELPPLPDEWKVAQYRIEGCQSNVWIHHQREGDVLHFDATSDAAIVAGLIAVVMRIYNDRSAEEILATPPDAFKQLGLEQHLSPTRNNGLHAMLAHIYQVAEREARG
- a CDS encoding tyrosine-type recombinase/integrase — translated: MTEPRGEVALRLPLEATGTGLMRPAPAGARIDAEHDVAAVGLWLAEYRLSPRTQRHYRKEAERLLLWLADHGLGLSELDRRRLADFEAFLADPRPSERWIGPTRRRSDPDWRPFRGPLGAASRRQSLVILQGMFAWLQEAGWVAHNPFRLVRDKGRRLDNRQGRVERYLERPLWSWLWHWIDQRAAAAPSGRPRFEAQRIRFVFAFAYLLAPRISEIAAARMSDFRLREGHWWWEVTGKGDKRAALPVPAEMLQALAVWRGELGLAAQPGAFEHEPLLRGLDGERPLGDNQLYRLIKAAFQAAAQALERRGDARPEQLAALRAATPHWLRHTSLTHQAQHGVELRYLAQSARHARLDTTARYLHTEAEEWQRQVSGHRLEPSG